From the Oleiharenicola lentus genome, one window contains:
- a CDS encoding four helix bundle protein: protein MTETELKTRTKAFALRVLKLIDSLPDTRSGRVLAGQLGRSGTSVGANYRSACRSRSTAEMISKLSIVEEEADESAFWLELIGDHRLLDPQKVAALHQEAGELTAIMVASRRTLAKRSQKSRIENPKSKI from the coding sequence ATGACCGAAACTGAGCTCAAAACACGAACCAAGGCTTTCGCGCTGAGAGTGCTGAAGCTGATCGATTCGCTGCCGGACACCCGTTCGGGTCGGGTGTTGGCGGGCCAGCTGGGCCGCTCAGGCACTTCGGTAGGTGCGAATTACCGGTCGGCCTGTCGGTCGCGTTCCACCGCGGAGATGATTTCCAAGCTATCGATCGTTGAAGAGGAGGCGGATGAGTCGGCGTTTTGGCTCGAGTTAATCGGCGACCATCGGCTGTTGGATCCGCAGAAAGTTGCCGCGCTCCATCAAGAAGCAGGGGAATTGACGGCTATCATGGTCGCGTCCCGACGCACGCTGGCGAAGCGGAGTCAGAAATCCAGAATTGAGAATCCAAAATCGAAAATCTGA
- a CDS encoding AsmA-like C-terminal region-containing protein codes for MSLAPKHSWFKSGLRFCGSCFVTVLCWALWIMLGGLLAMMLYVAVARELPVPGYVLRRIESELARSGLILHFGKARLDPTGKIQLENVSVRAARFEEPLLTCRLLYVRHDLWAFLSGWTFPEEIQIEGAALQLPAMLSPSGTGEPVVSDLAATLRHQDHLWRVEQFSGRLGRLALSVQGEFTPVRGRHVQPDLQLITSRYLQFARQLASVKERLEAFADPSLNVLLTGEGGGPNRATLLLTASGARQPWGQPVTLGPFAAATSLSLDNRQPQALQFQLALRRLEGPAGLVAESVRAQLGAEVSPAGLSGRFGTLRVAAAELRNADDRLDAPLLRAELSRWPVVQAELATRLAGETLSAEVESSLAEKSARIRATGRVNHDLITRVLSRHTPRAEPYFRFGDPVTFDAAAELAAGWRFERLAAWVSAGRLDSRGVPITSARGRITLEGRSFHAFDARVTLGELNVARGSYWMDFGTTDYRMLLEGRLHPVAIKGWFRGDWWSDFWNRWFAFSASAPPAGEVDLRGRWKNPALGDNFVRAEVKNATIWGGDFDQVAARVFIRPSFVHGLELSGVRAGGREQLGGSFKRIGVPGTRDTARFEFDFQTNATPAVLGRMLEGRADEVLASLRFTAPPQIHAWGAMVGNGPRLVPDYRFTARVDHPLEYYGFPLENARVQGAVQGDEVRLEQIDYGVAGGTGAGKATLTGATGQRQLGFDLYLNKARLGDTVHAVQQYDAARRGAPLEPTADSKFVRTAASSLLNVSLTAQGNPADLASFHGSGRASLTGGQLGEVHLFGLLSQVLSGLTLSFSSLKLDTAYTSVELDKGELNFPDLKVTGPSAVIDARGRYTFASSALDFTAKFKPYEQPGSLLAAAVSIVMNPLTSMLELKLSGPLADPRWSFAVGSGTKPTIPTAPEPPAAPSTP; via the coding sequence ATGTCCCTCGCGCCCAAGCACAGCTGGTTCAAGTCGGGCCTGCGTTTCTGCGGCTCCTGCTTCGTCACCGTTTTGTGCTGGGCCCTTTGGATCATGCTCGGCGGGCTGCTGGCGATGATGCTCTACGTCGCAGTGGCGCGCGAGCTGCCGGTGCCCGGCTATGTGTTGCGCCGGATCGAATCGGAGCTGGCCCGCTCCGGCCTGATCCTGCACTTCGGCAAGGCGCGGCTCGACCCGACGGGCAAAATCCAGCTGGAAAACGTCAGCGTGCGGGCCGCCCGTTTCGAAGAACCCCTGCTCACCTGCCGCTTGCTCTACGTGCGTCACGATCTGTGGGCTTTTCTGTCCGGCTGGACCTTCCCCGAGGAAATCCAGATTGAAGGCGCGGCCCTGCAGTTGCCCGCCATGCTCTCCCCCAGCGGCACCGGCGAACCCGTGGTCAGTGACCTCGCGGCCACGCTGCGGCACCAGGATCACCTCTGGCGGGTGGAACAATTTTCCGGCCGGCTGGGCCGGCTCGCACTCTCCGTCCAAGGTGAGTTCACCCCGGTCCGCGGGCGCCATGTGCAGCCCGACCTCCAGCTGATCACCTCGCGCTACCTGCAGTTCGCCCGTCAGCTGGCCTCGGTCAAGGAACGCCTTGAGGCCTTCGCGGATCCCTCCCTCAACGTCCTGCTGACCGGCGAAGGCGGCGGCCCCAACCGCGCGACCCTGTTGCTCACCGCCTCCGGTGCGCGCCAGCCCTGGGGCCAACCGGTCACGCTCGGGCCTTTTGCCGCGGCCACCTCCCTTTCCCTCGACAACCGCCAGCCGCAAGCCCTGCAGTTTCAGCTCGCCCTCCGCCGGTTGGAGGGACCCGCGGGTCTTGTCGCCGAGTCCGTGCGGGCGCAACTCGGGGCGGAGGTTTCCCCGGCCGGTCTGAGCGGACGCTTTGGCACTTTGCGGGTGGCGGCCGCCGAACTCCGCAACGCCGATGACCGGCTCGACGCCCCGCTGCTGCGTGCCGAGCTCAGCCGCTGGCCGGTGGTGCAGGCGGAACTCGCCACCCGCCTCGCAGGCGAAACCTTGTCCGCCGAGGTCGAATCCTCGCTCGCGGAAAAGTCAGCCCGGATCCGCGCCACCGGGCGCGTCAACCACGACCTGATCACCCGGGTGCTCTCCCGCCACACTCCGCGCGCCGAACCCTATTTCCGCTTTGGCGACCCGGTGACCTTCGACGCCGCGGCCGAGTTGGCCGCCGGCTGGCGTTTTGAGCGTTTGGCCGCCTGGGTGTCCGCCGGCCGGCTGGACTCCCGCGGCGTACCCATCACCTCCGCCCGCGGACGCATCACGCTCGAGGGCCGCAGCTTTCATGCCTTTGATGCCCGCGTAACCCTCGGTGAACTGAATGTCGCGCGCGGATCCTACTGGATGGATTTCGGCACCACCGATTACCGCATGCTCCTGGAAGGCCGGCTGCATCCGGTCGCGATCAAGGGCTGGTTCCGTGGCGACTGGTGGTCGGATTTCTGGAACCGATGGTTCGCTTTTTCCGCCAGCGCGCCCCCCGCCGGCGAGGTCGATCTTCGGGGCCGTTGGAAAAATCCCGCCCTCGGTGACAACTTCGTGCGCGCCGAGGTGAAGAACGCCACCATCTGGGGCGGCGACTTCGACCAGGTGGCGGCCCGGGTTTTCATCCGTCCCTCCTTCGTGCACGGGCTCGAGCTGAGCGGCGTGCGGGCCGGGGGCCGGGAGCAACTCGGCGGCAGCTTCAAGCGGATCGGTGTGCCCGGCACCCGCGACACCGCCCGCTTTGAATTCGACTTCCAGACCAACGCCACGCCGGCGGTGCTCGGACGCATGCTGGAGGGCCGGGCCGACGAGGTGCTCGCCTCGCTGCGCTTCACCGCCCCGCCGCAGATCCACGCCTGGGGCGCCATGGTCGGAAACGGCCCGCGACTCGTCCCGGACTACCGTTTCACCGCCCGCGTGGATCATCCGCTGGAATATTATGGTTTCCCGCTTGAAAATGCCCGGGTGCAGGGCGCCGTGCAGGGTGACGAGGTTCGCCTCGAACAGATTGACTACGGCGTCGCGGGCGGAACGGGCGCGGGCAAGGCCACGCTCACGGGCGCCACCGGCCAGCGGCAGCTGGGATTTGATCTCTACCTCAACAAGGCCCGGCTCGGTGACACGGTCCACGCCGTCCAACAATACGACGCCGCCCGCCGGGGCGCGCCGCTGGAGCCCACGGCCGACAGCAAGTTTGTGCGCACGGCCGCCAGCAGCCTGCTCAATGTTTCGCTCACCGCCCAGGGCAACCCCGCCGACTTGGCGAGCTTCCACGGCTCCGGTCGCGCCTCCCTCACCGGCGGTCAACTGGGCGAGGTCCACCTCTTTGGCCTGCTGTCCCAGGTGCTCAGCGGTCTGACCCTGAGCTTCTCCTCCCTCAAGCTCGACACCGCCTACACCAGCGTCGAACTGGACAAGGGCGAGCTGAACTTTCCCGACCTGAAGGTCACCGGACCCAGCGCAGTCATAGATGCGCGCGGCCGCTACACCTTCGCCAGCAGCGCGCTTGATTTCACGGCCAAGTTCAAACCCTACGAACAGCCGGGCAGCCTGCTGGCGGCGGCCGTGAGCATCGTCATGAATCCGCTGACCAGCATGCTCGAATTGAAGCTCAGCGGCCCCTTGGCCGACCCCCGGTGGTCGTTTGCCGTCGGCTCCGGCACCAAGCCCACGATCCCGACCGCGCCGGAACCGCCGGCCGCCCCGAGCACCCCCTGA
- a CDS encoding sulfatase-like hydrolase/transferase, translating into MAAQPNILWIVTTQWRAQATGYAGDANARTPWLDGLASEAVNFTQAVTPHPLGPQARAALLTGRLCPDNGVSGYWDALPVYQQEKPGGHRPPHQPGRTVAHALADRGYATAFFGKWHLAPRDRSAPFVGEAHAKIIVPPERRGGFGLWEGFESGFLLNDPWLHGTRLPQPKHFKGYQADVLIQRAAEWLKAPHSQPVFCMVSLEAPHPPYHAPAPQVAEVKPASLRLRANVPTGGPVEKQAREELAGYYAHIEATDRAVGKLIAEADLSGTVVVFTSVHGDMHGSHGLFRKAWPHEESVRVPLLIRGLKPGNRGRTDLSPVSLVDLPHMAVAWAEGREWHSRRDNALISMPAATEIPLQCPVAWRGFRSPKHKLVLNADPSAGSGQAATPWLYYDLERDPLEMRNLAEDPGRQDEIKELIRLM; encoded by the coding sequence ATGGCTGCGCAGCCCAATATTCTTTGGATCGTGACCACCCAGTGGCGGGCGCAGGCCACGGGCTACGCAGGCGACGCCAACGCCCGCACGCCATGGCTCGACGGACTGGCCAGCGAGGCGGTTAATTTCACGCAGGCGGTCACCCCGCATCCGCTGGGGCCGCAGGCGCGCGCGGCGTTGCTGACGGGGCGGCTGTGTCCGGACAACGGGGTGAGCGGCTACTGGGATGCTTTGCCGGTTTATCAGCAGGAAAAGCCCGGCGGTCATAGACCGCCGCACCAGCCAGGCCGCACGGTGGCGCACGCGCTGGCGGACCGGGGCTACGCGACGGCATTTTTCGGCAAATGGCATCTCGCGCCGCGCGACCGGTCGGCGCCGTTCGTCGGCGAGGCGCATGCGAAGATAATCGTGCCGCCCGAGCGGCGCGGCGGGTTCGGATTATGGGAGGGGTTCGAGAGCGGCTTCCTGCTCAACGACCCCTGGCTGCATGGCACGCGCCTGCCGCAGCCGAAGCATTTCAAGGGCTATCAGGCCGATGTGCTAATCCAGCGGGCGGCGGAGTGGCTGAAGGCGCCCCATTCCCAGCCGGTCTTCTGTATGGTGAGTCTTGAGGCGCCGCATCCGCCGTATCACGCCCCGGCCCCACAGGTGGCGGAAGTGAAGCCGGCGTCGCTGCGGCTGCGGGCGAACGTGCCGACCGGAGGACCGGTCGAGAAACAGGCCCGCGAGGAACTCGCGGGTTACTACGCGCACATCGAGGCGACGGATCGCGCCGTCGGCAAACTCATCGCGGAGGCGGATCTCAGCGGAACCGTCGTGGTGTTCACTTCGGTGCACGGCGACATGCACGGCAGCCACGGATTGTTTCGCAAGGCCTGGCCGCACGAGGAATCAGTGCGGGTGCCGCTCCTGATCAGAGGACTGAAGCCCGGGAACAGAGGACGAACCGATCTGAGTCCGGTCAGTCTGGTCGATCTACCGCACATGGCCGTCGCGTGGGCCGAGGGTCGCGAGTGGCACAGCCGACGCGACAACGCGCTCATCTCCATGCCCGCGGCCACGGAAATCCCGCTGCAATGTCCCGTGGCCTGGCGCGGCTTCCGTTCGCCGAAGCACAAGCTCGTGCTCAACGCCGACCCATCGGCCGGCTCAGGGCAGGCGGCAACCCCGTGGCTCTATTACGATCTCGAACGCGATCCGCTGGAGATGCGAAACCTGGCCGAAGATCCCGGCCGACAGGATGAGATCAAAGAGCTGATTCGCCTGATGTAG
- a CDS encoding ABC transporter permease → MLFTEILKLALDSLKANKLRSSLTMLGIAVGVFSVIGVMTVISGLKGSIESGLNVLGANSFQFMKYPALNFSDPRQRFANRRDIDYHQAQRFKELMGDQAQISLMLRRGGRVATYMDRRTNPNVMLGGGDENFISSRNYEIAAGRNLGADDVEYGRAVVLLGDELSNKLFPNENPLGRMVRIDGQNYTVVGLLSKKGSSFGQSQDNFAVTPISQFLEAYGRTGRSIAVNIQAKNQAELKAIEEVAVGTMRLVRGLDPEDPNDFEVFSNDSLIEAFNSIANTVAVGAFVISAIALLASGVGVMNIMLVSVTERTKEIGIRKSIGAKKRSILSQFLIEAVVLSMVGGLGGIAVGVIGGNIVAGMLNATAVFPWGWAFGGMTVCSGIGIVFGFYPAWKAASLDPIEALRYE, encoded by the coding sequence ATGCTTTTCACCGAAATCCTCAAGCTCGCCCTCGATTCGCTGAAGGCCAACAAGCTGCGCTCCAGCCTCACGATGCTCGGTATCGCGGTCGGCGTCTTTTCGGTCATCGGCGTGATGACGGTCATCTCGGGTCTGAAGGGATCGATTGAATCCGGCCTGAACGTGCTCGGGGCGAACAGCTTTCAGTTCATGAAGTATCCGGCGCTGAACTTCAGCGATCCGCGCCAGCGCTTCGCCAACCGCCGCGACATCGACTACCATCAGGCCCAGCGCTTCAAGGAGCTGATGGGCGACCAGGCCCAGATCAGCCTCATGCTCCGGCGGGGCGGCCGCGTGGCCACCTACATGGACCGGCGTACCAACCCCAACGTCATGCTGGGCGGCGGCGACGAGAACTTCATCAGCAGCCGTAACTACGAGATCGCGGCCGGCCGCAACCTCGGAGCCGATGATGTGGAATACGGCCGGGCGGTCGTGCTGCTGGGCGACGAACTCAGCAACAAGCTTTTCCCCAACGAAAATCCCCTCGGCCGCATGGTGCGGATCGACGGTCAGAATTACACCGTGGTCGGCCTGCTCAGCAAGAAGGGCTCTTCCTTCGGCCAGAGTCAGGATAACTTTGCCGTCACCCCCATCAGCCAGTTCCTGGAGGCCTACGGCCGCACGGGCCGGTCCATCGCCGTAAATATCCAGGCCAAAAACCAGGCGGAGCTTAAGGCGATCGAGGAAGTCGCGGTTGGCACGATGCGCCTGGTGCGCGGTCTCGACCCCGAGGACCCCAACGACTTCGAGGTGTTTTCCAACGACTCGCTGATCGAGGCTTTTAACAGCATCGCCAACACCGTGGCGGTCGGCGCCTTTGTGATCAGCGCCATCGCCCTGCTGGCCTCCGGCGTGGGCGTGATGAACATCATGCTCGTGAGCGTGACCGAGCGCACCAAGGAGATCGGTATCCGCAAATCCATCGGCGCGAAAAAGCGCAGCATTCTCTCGCAGTTTCTGATCGAGGCCGTGGTGCTGTCGATGGTCGGCGGACTCGGCGGCATCGCCGTGGGCGTCATTGGCGGCAATATCGTCGCCGGCATGCTCAATGCCACGGCGGTCTTCCCTTGGGGCTGGGCCTTTGGCGGCATGACCGTGTGCTCCGGCATCGGCATCGTGTTCGGCTTCTATCCCGCATGGAAAGCCGCCTCGCTGGACCCGATCGAGGCCCTGCGCTACGAATGA
- a CDS encoding response regulator, with protein MSSLENRSPPLFFRLLGLLPFFLLAGGGLLVLTGWWTGRVSWVQPRSYDAPLPANAAACLTLIGTAALCLALHWRRTGLTLAFGASLLSLATLLQHPLGIDFGLDDALADHARLIAGPDVDRMPAGLALFLTLAALTLSWLTARPREPRLSMLAGLVGSLVLAYALTGLLAYRNGLNFLPAWQTYARLGPHTSVLLGLLGVGLIWHGARLQPGESGTGPRWLWLPVAISGLTLTLSFWVSLRARETAYLHEATQLTTDSVAALFSGETDSQIETVRRFARRTTTDRSGWEVDASSLVHDFPVYRTLLLTDSLLRTVWFWPREGNEDAPSFDHGTDPARRAAIMTAHRQGTYGIAGLLGNASLRPTFAIYVPSGPVGATEGFVAAEFFYDRFFDSIDRRLNLADRYQVTVEIDSPSGGPGTRVYQTSTEHERVDLRLRRTSRYRLLDQSLSISLTPRPTLVAATRRFLPEITLGSGLGVSLLLGLVTHLAQTAWRRQRAAELTSSQLRVENEERRRVESRLKTADERLTLAFESTQTGVFEWDVENDTVYCTPSVWKLTGSDPAGMPTTGAGWFGLLHADDRPVVRAVIDAHFRGETPLIEIEHCVHLASGEWIWLAFRAKCTSFSAARKPRRVLGTIQNINARKRADEALRASQAEARKLSLVASRTDNAVIIADAQGLIEWTNESFARLTGRPAAAVLRQPFLDQVVSAADDPAGHARIAAALEAGEPVAIDTVQVATDGRRLHVRVEIQPALAEDGFVENHIAIVSDISARVETEQQLRRAKEDADAASRAKSDFLASMSHEIRTPMNGVIGMTSLLLETELSPEQRDYVSTIRTSSDSLLTIISDILDFSRIESGRLELEQQPFELAQCIEEAVDIFAGAAAGKGIELAAYIDPAVPACILGDITRLRQVLVNLLNNGVKFTSRGHVTVEVSSTPAAAGEQSDQVRIEFRITDTGIGIAPDRQHLLFRPFSQVDASTTRKYGGTGLGLAICRRLVELMGGEIGLTSNPGQGSCFRFSIKSTAVAITDSHTPPLFSTLPNPGPVLVVDDLKVNRLMLDRALREWLLEPVVAGSAEEALALAEVRPIGAAIVDQDLGGSAGADLVIRLREIHPGLPVVLLAPPGSNLKRADGADPLLQRLAKPLKPYAIHDALRRVLAVPAARPDSRNPLASSPRLAEAVPLDILLAEDNPVNRKVALGYLERLGYKAATANNGREAVSAVKERRFNLVLMDLQMPEMDGLEATRTIRAECLPDNQPVIIALTANAMTGDRERCLESGMNDYLTKPVKLDDIQTVIHRHFGNKAG; from the coding sequence ATGTCGTCCCTCGAGAATCGCAGTCCGCCGCTTTTTTTCCGGCTGCTAGGTCTCCTGCCCTTCTTCCTGCTGGCCGGCGGCGGTCTGCTGGTCCTGACCGGTTGGTGGACGGGCCGCGTGAGTTGGGTGCAACCGCGTTCCTACGACGCGCCATTGCCGGCCAATGCCGCCGCCTGCCTGACGCTCATCGGCACGGCCGCTCTTTGTCTTGCGCTGCACTGGCGTCGCACCGGGCTCACGCTGGCCTTCGGCGCCAGCCTGCTTTCGCTTGCGACCTTGCTGCAACATCCGCTGGGCATCGACTTTGGGTTGGACGACGCCCTGGCCGACCATGCCCGCCTGATCGCCGGCCCGGATGTTGATCGCATGCCGGCCGGTTTGGCCCTGTTTCTCACCCTCGCCGCGTTGACCTTGTCCTGGCTCACCGCCCGCCCGAGGGAACCCCGGCTCTCCATGCTCGCCGGTCTCGTGGGCTCGCTCGTGCTGGCCTACGCGCTGACGGGACTGCTCGCCTACCGCAACGGCCTTAACTTCCTGCCGGCGTGGCAAACCTACGCGCGCCTCGGTCCACACACCTCCGTCCTGCTGGGCCTGCTCGGCGTGGGTCTGATCTGGCACGGAGCCCGCCTGCAACCCGGCGAATCCGGCACGGGACCCCGCTGGCTCTGGCTGCCGGTCGCCATCAGCGGCCTCACCCTCACGCTGAGTTTCTGGGTGAGCCTGCGCGCCCGCGAGACCGCCTACTTGCACGAGGCCACCCAGCTGACCACGGACTCGGTGGCTGCGCTTTTTTCCGGAGAAACCGATAGTCAGATCGAAACGGTCCGGCGTTTTGCCCGTCGCACCACCACGGATCGCTCCGGCTGGGAAGTCGACGCCTCCAGCCTGGTTCACGATTTCCCTGTTTATCGCACGCTCCTGCTGACCGACAGCTTGCTGCGCACGGTGTGGTTCTGGCCCCGCGAGGGCAACGAGGACGCACCTTCCTTCGACCACGGCACTGATCCAGCGCGACGCGCTGCGATCATGACAGCGCATCGCCAGGGCACCTACGGCATCGCCGGCCTGCTCGGCAACGCCAGCCTGCGCCCGACTTTTGCCATCTATGTTCCGTCCGGACCCGTCGGTGCGACCGAGGGCTTCGTGGCCGCGGAATTTTTCTACGACCGGTTTTTTGATTCCATCGACCGCCGCCTGAATCTGGCTGATCGCTACCAGGTCACCGTGGAGATCGACAGCCCAAGCGGGGGACCGGGCACCCGGGTTTATCAGACCTCAACCGAACACGAACGCGTGGACCTCCGCCTGCGCCGGACCTCACGTTACCGTCTGCTGGACCAGTCCCTGTCCATCAGTCTCACGCCCCGCCCGACCCTGGTGGCGGCCACCCGCCGGTTCCTGCCGGAAATAACGCTGGGCTCCGGCCTCGGCGTCAGTCTTTTGCTGGGACTCGTCACCCATCTCGCCCAGACCGCCTGGCGCCGCCAGCGCGCCGCCGAACTCACCAGCAGCCAGTTGCGCGTGGAAAACGAGGAGCGTCGGCGCGTGGAGTCCCGCCTCAAAACCGCCGACGAGCGTCTCACTCTCGCCTTCGAGTCCACCCAAACCGGCGTCTTTGAATGGGACGTGGAGAACGACACGGTTTACTGCACACCCAGCGTTTGGAAACTGACCGGTAGCGACCCGGCCGGCATGCCCACCACCGGGGCCGGTTGGTTTGGGCTGTTGCATGCCGACGACCGGCCCGTGGTGCGTGCCGTGATCGACGCCCACTTCCGCGGGGAGACGCCGCTCATTGAGATCGAGCACTGCGTCCACCTCGCTTCCGGCGAGTGGATCTGGCTCGCGTTCCGTGCCAAGTGCACGTCGTTCAGCGCGGCCCGCAAGCCCCGGCGCGTGCTCGGCACCATCCAGAACATCAACGCCCGCAAGCGCGCCGACGAGGCTCTCCGCGCCAGCCAGGCCGAGGCGCGCAAGCTCTCGCTTGTCGCCAGCCGCACCGACAATGCGGTCATCATTGCCGACGCTCAGGGCCTCATCGAGTGGACCAACGAAAGCTTTGCCCGCCTGACCGGCCGTCCCGCGGCCGCGGTGCTGCGGCAACCCTTCCTCGACCAGGTGGTGTCGGCCGCGGATGATCCTGCCGGTCACGCCCGCATCGCCGCTGCGCTGGAGGCAGGCGAACCTGTGGCCATTGACACCGTGCAAGTCGCCACCGACGGCCGCCGGCTCCATGTGCGCGTCGAGATCCAACCGGCCCTGGCGGAGGACGGCTTTGTCGAAAACCACATCGCCATCGTCTCCGACATCTCCGCCCGCGTGGAAACCGAGCAGCAGCTCCGCCGGGCCAAGGAAGACGCCGATGCCGCCTCGCGCGCCAAGTCCGACTTCCTCGCCTCGATGTCGCACGAAATCCGCACGCCGATGAACGGCGTGATCGGCATGACCAGTCTGCTCCTCGAGACCGAGCTGAGCCCCGAACAGCGCGACTACGTCAGCACCATCCGCACCAGCAGCGACTCGCTGCTGACGATCATCAGCGACATCCTCGACTTCTCCCGCATCGAGTCAGGCCGACTGGAGCTCGAGCAACAGCCCTTCGAACTCGCCCAGTGCATCGAGGAGGCCGTGGACATTTTCGCCGGCGCGGCCGCCGGCAAGGGCATCGAGCTCGCCGCCTACATCGACCCCGCGGTGCCGGCCTGCATCCTCGGCGACATCACGCGCCTGCGTCAGGTCCTCGTCAACCTGCTCAACAATGGCGTGAAATTCACCTCCCGCGGCCACGTGACCGTGGAAGTTTCCTCCACCCCGGCTGCGGCCGGCGAGCAATCCGATCAGGTTCGCATCGAATTCCGCATCACCGATACCGGCATCGGCATCGCCCCCGATCGCCAGCACCTGTTGTTCCGCCCTTTCAGTCAGGTGGACGCCTCCACCACCCGAAAATATGGCGGCACCGGCCTGGGCCTCGCCATCTGCCGCCGCCTGGTCGAGCTCATGGGTGGAGAGATCGGCCTGACCAGCAACCCTGGCCAGGGCTCTTGCTTCCGTTTCTCAATCAAGAGCACCGCAGTGGCGATCACCGACAGCCACACGCCCCCGCTGTTCTCCACCCTGCCCAATCCCGGTCCGGTCCTCGTGGTGGACGACCTTAAGGTGAACCGCCTGATGCTGGATCGCGCCCTCCGCGAGTGGTTGCTGGAGCCCGTGGTCGCGGGCTCCGCCGAGGAAGCGCTGGCCCTGGCCGAAGTCCGCCCCATCGGGGCCGCGATCGTGGATCAGGACCTCGGCGGAAGCGCCGGAGCCGACCTGGTCATCCGGCTGCGCGAAATCCACCCCGGCTTGCCCGTGGTGCTGCTCGCGCCCCCCGGCTCCAACCTCAAGCGCGCCGACGGCGCGGATCCCTTGCTCCAGCGTTTGGCGAAGCCCCTCAAACCCTACGCAATCCACGACGCGCTTCGCCGGGTTCTGGCCGTGCCCGCCGCTCGGCCCGATTCGCGCAATCCCCTCGCCAGCAGCCCCCGCCTGGCCGAAGCCGTGCCGCTCGACATCCTGCTCGCCGAGGACAACCCCGTGAACCGCAAGGTCGCCCTCGGCTACCTCGAACGCCTCGGCTACAAGGCCGCCACCGCCAACAATGGCCGCGAGGCTGTCTCCGCCGTGAAGGAGCGCCGTTTCAACCTCGTGCTGATGGACCTCCAGATGCCGGAAATGGACGGCCTTGAAGCCACGCGCACCATTCGCGCCGAGTGCCTGCCCGACAACCAGCCGGTCATCATCGCCCTCACCGCCAACGCCATGACCGGCGACCGCGAGCGCTGCCTCGAATCCGGCATGAACGACTACCTGACCAAGCCGGTCAAACTCGACGACATCCAGACCGTCATTCACCGCCACTTCGGCAACAAGGCGGGTTGA